In a genomic window of Saccharospirillaceae bacterium:
- a CDS encoding Plug domain-containing protein: MSPPLLAAAVTPSAGPPAAEDIEVVKVTSTRLSRDLFATPAAVSLLDARQELQLQEALQLNEALKFVPGVYFQNRYNFAQNLRISIRGFGSRAPFGVRGLQLQVDDIPYTLPDGQTQVDDIDLNSVEQLQVIRGAAAVQYGNGAGGAIDITTVTGDSLQGVNASVNVGSHDFYKVNLQAGTSEND; this comes from the coding sequence ATGAGCCCGCCTCTGCTTGCTGCAGCAGTAACACCATCAGCGGGACCACCAGCAGCTGAAGATATTGAAGTAGTAAAGGTGACTTCAACGAGATTATCACGGGATCTCTTTGCTACCCCGGCGGCAGTTTCGCTACTCGATGCCCGGCAGGAACTGCAACTGCAGGAAGCACTGCAATTAAACGAAGCGCTTAAGTTTGTGCCTGGCGTATATTTTCAGAATCGCTACAACTTTGCTCAGAACCTGCGGATATCCATCCGCGGTTTCGGTTCGCGCGCTCCGTTTGGTGTGCGCGGCCTGCAATTGCAGGTTGATGACATCCCTTACACATTGCCTGACGGCCAAACCCAGGTGGATGATATTGATTTAAACAGCGTTGAACAATTACAGGTTATCCGGGGCGCAGCAGCAGTGCAGTACGGTAATGGTGCTGGCGGCGCAATTGATATCACCACTGTGACCGGCGATAGCCTGCAAGGAGTTAATGCCAGCGTGAATGTCGGCAGCCATGATTTTTATAAAGTAAACCTGCAGGCTGGTACCAGCGAGAACGACAT